In one Deltaproteobacteria bacterium genomic region, the following are encoded:
- the serS gene encoding serine--tRNA ligase, with translation MLDHRAFHHEADAVLERLTSRGVAAEVITQLKTLVSNRSEAIGHLEALRHKLNEATGEVQQKAKAGDMDAVAAARASLKGLKSEIKDAEELTNQAQEQMTELLLTVPNLPHESVPVGADESHNRIEREVGEKRAFDFEPKPHWEVGEKLGILDFERAAKISGSRFVVYRGAGARLERALIQFMLDRAFHNGYEEIAPPLLVRPESMQAAGQYPKFIGESYETLDREFALIPTSEVPLVNLHREEIVEEAQLPLRYTAYTPCFRREAGAAGRDTRGILRQHQFNKVELVSYTTPEDSIEELERLTGNAEQILKELGLPYRVVTLATGDLGFAATKTYDLEVWIPSQNHYREISSCSNCGDFQARRSQIRYRPESGGQKKKAKPKLVHTLNGSSLAVGRTLLAILENYQQADGSIEVPEALRPFFGADRIDSI, from the coding sequence ATGCTCGACCACCGCGCTTTTCATCATGAAGCAGACGCCGTACTTGAACGCTTAACAAGCCGAGGCGTGGCTGCTGAAGTCATTACGCAACTTAAAACACTGGTTAGCAACCGCAGCGAAGCCATTGGCCACCTCGAAGCACTGCGCCACAAGCTTAATGAAGCAACCGGTGAAGTTCAGCAAAAGGCCAAAGCTGGGGATATGGATGCCGTAGCTGCGGCCCGTGCCTCACTCAAAGGGCTCAAGTCTGAAATCAAAGATGCGGAAGAATTGACCAATCAGGCTCAAGAGCAAATGACCGAGCTTTTGCTTACTGTGCCCAACCTGCCTCACGAATCTGTCCCCGTTGGAGCAGATGAAAGCCATAACCGTATTGAACGTGAAGTTGGCGAAAAACGAGCATTCGATTTCGAACCGAAGCCCCATTGGGAAGTTGGTGAAAAGCTAGGTATTCTAGATTTTGAGCGTGCAGCGAAAATCAGTGGATCGCGGTTTGTGGTCTACCGAGGAGCCGGGGCCCGGTTGGAGCGCGCGTTGATTCAATTCATGCTCGATCGTGCCTTTCATAATGGCTACGAAGAAATTGCGCCGCCTCTTTTGGTGCGCCCCGAATCGATGCAAGCCGCCGGTCAATACCCAAAGTTTATTGGTGAAAGTTACGAAACCCTCGATCGCGAATTTGCTTTGATTCCAACCAGTGAAGTTCCCCTTGTGAATTTGCACCGTGAAGAAATCGTAGAAGAAGCGCAGCTCCCACTTCGGTACACTGCTTACACGCCATGCTTTCGAAGAGAAGCAGGTGCGGCAGGCCGGGATACACGAGGTATCTTACGCCAACACCAATTTAATAAAGTTGAGTTGGTAAGCTACACCACGCCAGAAGACAGCATCGAAGAGCTCGAAAGACTCACTGGCAACGCCGAACAAATCTTGAAAGAACTTGGGCTACCTTACCGAGTGGTTACCTTGGCAACTGGCGATTTGGGATTTGCAGCGACTAAAACCTATGACCTTGAAGTGTGGATTCCATCGCAAAACCACTACCGAGAGATCTCAAGTTGTTCGAATTGTGGTGATTTTCAGGCAAGACGATCGCAAATTCGTTATCGCCCGGAATCTGGCGGACAGAAGAAAAAAGCCAAGCCTAAACTCGTACATACCTTAAACGGTTCCAGTCTTGCTGTGGGTCGTACTCTTTTGGCAATTTTAGAGAACTACCAACAGGCCGATGGCTCCATCGAAGTCCCTGAAGCATTGCGCCCATTTTTTGGCGCAGATCGCATCGATTCTATTTAA
- a CDS encoding radical SAM protein encodes MPTYPDNRPSLLSCGPEKLSALLGGPGRARNVWKALQDGETLENTLTAGALKRLKQKVSIDLLEPVKKSTAACGTRKLLLPLHDGHFIESVVIPNPSRTTVCVSSQVGCARGCRFCMTATMGIIRNLRAHEIVGQVVAAVAEAKAAGMAPIRNVVFMGMGEPLDNLAEVEKSLDILTDGRAMGLSSNHITVSTVGGSAQKLRRLGKLPAQIAWSVHAVEENLRKRLVPTTQISMESMRDVFSEILEARSDTIFVEVTLMDGVNDSDVCARELAEFLKPCPGDVRVNLLPLNEGREGLMPSGKARVEAFAKVIAASGLRTLVRTPRGQEENAACGQLVVLEQGG; translated from the coding sequence ATGCCGACATATCCAGACAATCGACCTTCGCTCTTAAGCTGTGGTCCAGAGAAGCTCTCAGCGCTTCTGGGGGGCCCGGGTAGGGCCAGAAATGTGTGGAAGGCTCTCCAAGATGGAGAAACTCTCGAAAATACTCTGACTGCCGGAGCTCTTAAGCGTTTAAAGCAGAAGGTCTCAATCGATTTATTGGAACCTGTTAAAAAAAGCACCGCGGCCTGTGGTACCCGAAAGCTATTGTTGCCACTTCATGATGGTCATTTCATCGAGTCTGTTGTGATCCCCAATCCGAGCCGCACCACAGTATGCGTATCTTCACAAGTTGGTTGTGCACGTGGGTGCCGGTTCTGCATGACAGCCACGATGGGAATCATCCGTAATCTTCGTGCCCATGAAATTGTGGGCCAGGTGGTTGCTGCGGTGGCTGAGGCAAAAGCTGCGGGAATGGCACCTATTCGCAACGTTGTTTTTATGGGGATGGGTGAGCCGCTCGACAATCTAGCAGAGGTTGAAAAATCCCTGGATATTCTCACCGATGGCAGAGCTATGGGGCTGAGTTCCAATCATATTACTGTTTCCACAGTAGGTGGTTCCGCTCAAAAGCTCAGACGGCTCGGTAAACTTCCCGCACAGATTGCCTGGAGTGTGCACGCTGTGGAGGAAAATCTACGCAAGCGCTTGGTACCCACCACACAAATCTCCATGGAAAGTATGCGAGATGTGTTTTCTGAGATTTTGGAAGCACGTAGCGACACAATTTTTGTGGAAGTGACCTTAATGGATGGCGTGAATGATAGCGACGTCTGTGCACGTGAGCTTGCTGAGTTCTTAAAGCCATGTCCAGGCGATGTGCGGGTTAATTTATTACCGCTCAATGAAGGCCGGGAAGGGCTCATGCCAAGCGGGAAGGCACGGGTTGAAGCTTTTGCAAAAGTAATTGCCGCCAGTGGTCTTCGAACGCTTGTGCGAACGCCGCGTGGGCAGGAAGAGAATGCGGCTTGCGGTCAGCTGGTCGTCCTTGAGCAGGGCGGTTGA
- a CDS encoding YkgJ family cysteine cluster protein — MNNTLLPIIEQYHRDVDSALNPLNWEHENQLKCGDGCSDCCQDELTVFKVEAVVIKAHYGDLLTSGTPHPVGKCAFLNDAGSCRIYEHRPYVCRSQGLPLRWIDEDEAGELGEYRDICPKNDSPDFLETLEVESCWTLGPAEEALQQVQVENQKPGTEPERLMLRDLFTQK; from the coding sequence TTGAATAATACGCTATTACCCATCATCGAGCAGTACCACCGCGACGTGGATTCAGCCTTAAACCCATTGAATTGGGAGCACGAAAACCAGCTCAAATGCGGGGACGGTTGCAGTGATTGTTGCCAAGACGAGCTAACAGTTTTTAAGGTAGAGGCGGTTGTTATCAAGGCGCATTACGGTGACCTTCTGACGTCCGGCACCCCGCACCCGGTCGGTAAGTGTGCATTTTTAAATGATGCAGGCAGTTGCCGAATATACGAGCACCGGCCCTATGTATGCCGTTCTCAAGGGCTACCGCTACGATGGATCGATGAAGATGAAGCGGGCGAGCTTGGCGAGTACCGAGATATTTGTCCGAAAAATGATTCACCAGATTTTCTTGAAACTCTCGAAGTTGAATCCTGTTGGACCCTGGGCCCTGCAGAGGAGGCGTTGCAGCAAGTCCAGGTTGAAAACCAGAAACCTGGGACAGAGCCAGAGAGGCTGATGCTCCGCGACCTTTTCACGCAAAAGTAA
- the murJ gene encoding murein biosynthesis integral membrane protein MurJ translates to MADDTSAQSQQKARKGLLKAAMSMSVITMVSRVLGLIREQVRAHYLGTSMGSDAFGIAFQIPNLLRRLLAEGAMSAGFIPVLSEYRAKEGDEKALSFARNFFNLSLLLMVVVSALGALGAGIIVSAFAWLGGEPIAPEALALTTDLTRWMFPYIALVSWAAIAQGILNTFKIFWVSATTAVLLNIAIIGAALILASGMDQPAFAFAIGVLIGGVFQFGFQIPFVYKLGFRWRPDFRMSAGVKRVLVLLVPTIFGAGVYQVNVLVSQAIAWGVGDGAVSSLQYSSRLLELTLGVFAVALSTVILPALATHVAKEETQEVKDTIGFSIRLTCFVCFPVTAGLWLMRNETISLLFERGTFDTQSTSMTAFALNFHIVGLTFIALTRIFVPVFYAYKDTWRPLWAAVVSMVVNIAACYLLTPYLDQGGIALANTLSAGAHLVVLMALMGSHIQVGIDRKTRGSIVRSLIATATMAAAVFALQNYFQTTSLAGFQSLLFPYSVILITAITVFAATCVFVKHPELTEIAGIARRRRK, encoded by the coding sequence ATGGCTGATGACACCTCCGCACAATCGCAACAAAAAGCGCGAAAAGGGCTTTTAAAAGCCGCGATGAGCATGAGTGTGATTACCATGGTCAGCCGCGTTCTCGGGTTGATTCGTGAACAGGTTCGAGCCCACTACCTTGGTACATCCATGGGGTCCGATGCCTTCGGTATCGCTTTTCAAATCCCAAACCTACTTCGGCGCCTCTTAGCAGAAGGTGCCATGAGCGCTGGATTTATTCCCGTGCTGAGCGAATACCGCGCCAAAGAAGGCGACGAAAAAGCGCTGAGCTTTGCGCGGAATTTCTTTAACCTCTCTTTGCTCTTGATGGTTGTCGTCAGCGCCCTGGGTGCTCTTGGAGCGGGTATCATTGTCAGTGCCTTTGCATGGCTGGGCGGAGAGCCTATTGCTCCCGAAGCACTCGCACTTACCACCGACCTAACCCGCTGGATGTTTCCCTATATTGCGCTTGTCTCCTGGGCTGCCATTGCTCAAGGCATCCTTAACACATTCAAAATTTTCTGGGTAAGCGCCACCACCGCTGTTTTACTCAATATCGCCATTATTGGTGCAGCTCTCATCTTGGCCTCCGGAATGGACCAGCCCGCCTTCGCCTTTGCCATTGGCGTCTTAATCGGCGGGGTCTTTCAATTTGGATTCCAGATCCCCTTCGTTTACAAACTTGGTTTTCGGTGGCGACCTGACTTTCGCATGAGCGCCGGTGTCAAGCGGGTCTTGGTTCTCCTCGTACCTACAATTTTCGGAGCCGGTGTCTACCAAGTGAACGTGCTCGTCTCACAAGCCATTGCGTGGGGCGTTGGAGACGGTGCTGTCTCAAGCTTACAATATTCATCCCGGCTTTTAGAACTGACTCTTGGCGTGTTTGCCGTGGCTTTATCCACCGTGATTCTTCCAGCCTTGGCCACCCATGTGGCCAAAGAAGAGACTCAAGAAGTCAAAGACACCATCGGGTTCTCCATACGCCTAACCTGCTTTGTCTGTTTTCCGGTTACTGCCGGCCTCTGGCTGATGCGCAATGAAACCATCTCGCTTTTGTTCGAAAGAGGAACCTTCGATACACAATCCACAAGCATGACTGCCTTCGCCCTCAATTTTCACATTGTAGGGCTTACGTTTATCGCTCTCACGCGAATCTTTGTACCGGTCTTCTATGCCTACAAAGACACGTGGCGTCCTCTTTGGGCAGCTGTGGTCAGCATGGTCGTGAATATTGCCGCCTGTTATCTGCTCACCCCTTATCTGGACCAAGGCGGCATCGCGCTGGCCAACACGCTCTCAGCCGGTGCGCATCTTGTGGTTTTAATGGCGCTGATGGGTAGCCATATTCAAGTGGGTATCGACCGCAAAACCCGTGGGAGTATCGTCCGCTCTCTGATTGCGACTGCCACCATGGCTGCTGCAGTGTTCGCCCTCCAGAATTATTTTCAGACCACCTCTCTGGCCGGCTTCCAAAGCTTACTCTTTCCTTACAGTGTGATCTTGATCACAGCTATTACTGTCTTCGCTGCGACCTGCGTTTTTGTTAAACATCCGGAACTGACCGAAATCGCAGGCATTGCTCGCCGCCGACGAAAATAG
- a CDS encoding DUF1585 domain-containing protein, which yields MRLTLFILILSTALSSPCLAQVCEEDALQSSLQHLRRLSIDLKGTLPNLNQLEEVINATMVPDSLVDDLLNSDAFIQEMRNYHLQLLWTNILSQRFTPGVWILRKGNAADGTDAYWLRANGRSSRYRGGQIPCKDEPAEFDTEGNILTTPYPGDPTMQQEGYVEVEPWWAPGTTVKVCAFDAQTNLEGANPSNNNPDRVANCSSQVVETCGCGENLQWCHANNPATDKILAISMAEQMLRYIDNIIRNDRPYTDILLGTDAEINGPISHWLQHQTQNGGNIFITSSEQNHDVLTIPANEIYNWQTINRYERHAGVLTMPGFLLKYQTDRSRANRFHNAFLCQSFQAPEGGIPTAEDSCNDEPDLQERCGCKYCHAMLEPDAAHWGRWAEAGMMAMNEDKFPVFDQNCAEGRNNAICRLFYLQPNEAGDVDSKLQDYIGTLYPYVFTDTESQDNITQGPRKLAQKAIDRGDFAECTVKKLWNYFMKRPPLDSEADLMSALANDFAGDNYNFRNLVKRIITRDEYIQSERFGMEDPS from the coding sequence ATGCGGCTCACATTATTCATTTTGATATTGAGCACAGCCCTTAGCAGTCCATGCCTGGCTCAAGTGTGCGAAGAAGATGCACTGCAATCTTCCCTGCAACACCTGCGGCGTCTAAGTATCGACTTAAAGGGGACCCTTCCGAACCTGAATCAATTGGAAGAAGTCATCAATGCCACGATGGTACCAGATTCCTTGGTCGACGACTTACTCAATTCCGACGCCTTTATCCAAGAGATGCGTAACTACCACCTCCAACTGCTTTGGACGAATATATTGTCCCAGAGATTTACGCCCGGTGTCTGGATTTTACGCAAAGGAAACGCCGCAGATGGAACCGACGCCTATTGGCTCAGAGCCAATGGCCGTTCATCGCGTTATCGGGGTGGTCAAATTCCCTGCAAAGATGAGCCTGCTGAATTTGATACCGAGGGAAATATTCTAACAACCCCCTACCCAGGTGACCCCACCATGCAGCAAGAAGGCTATGTCGAAGTGGAACCCTGGTGGGCTCCGGGAACCACCGTCAAAGTATGTGCCTTTGATGCTCAAACCAACCTGGAAGGTGCAAACCCAAGCAACAACAACCCCGACCGTGTGGCCAATTGCTCAAGCCAGGTTGTAGAAACCTGTGGTTGCGGCGAGAATCTTCAGTGGTGCCACGCAAATAACCCAGCCACCGATAAAATCCTTGCCATCTCTATGGCAGAACAAATGCTGCGTTACATCGACAACATCATTCGAAACGACCGTCCTTACACCGATATCCTTTTGGGAACGGATGCTGAAATCAACGGTCCCATTTCCCACTGGTTGCAACACCAGACGCAAAACGGTGGCAATATTTTTATTACCAGCAGTGAGCAAAACCACGACGTTTTAACCATACCTGCGAACGAAATTTATAATTGGCAAACCATCAACCGCTACGAGCGACATGCCGGCGTGCTCACCATGCCCGGCTTCTTGCTCAAGTACCAAACGGACCGCAGCCGGGCCAACCGGTTTCATAACGCGTTTTTGTGCCAAAGCTTCCAAGCACCGGAAGGTGGCATCCCAACCGCCGAGGATAGCTGTAACGATGAACCCGACCTTCAGGAGCGGTGCGGATGTAAATACTGCCACGCCATGCTTGAGCCTGATGCTGCTCACTGGGGCCGCTGGGCGGAAGCCGGCATGATGGCCATGAACGAAGATAAGTTTCCCGTTTTCGACCAAAATTGCGCCGAGGGTCGTAACAATGCCATTTGCCGCCTCTTTTACCTGCAGCCCAATGAAGCCGGTGATGTGGATAGCAAACTCCAAGATTACATTGGCACTCTCTACCCTTATGTTTTCACTGACACCGAAAGCCAAGACAACATCACTCAAGGGCCACGCAAACTTGCCCAGAAAGCCATCGACCGAGGAGACTTCGCCGAATGCACGGTGAAGAAACTTTGGAACTATTTCATGAAAAGGCCGCCCTTAGACTCTGAAGCAGATCTTATGAGCGCATTGGCCAATGACTTTGCCGGTGACAACTACAATTTTCGCAACCTTGTTAAGCGAATCATCACCCGAGACGAATACATTCAATCCGAGCGATTCGGCATGGAGGACCCATCATGA
- a CDS encoding DUF1501 domain-containing protein → MMHWTRRRFLKTLGLGTAAFSLNAQWMPQAWAETASSRRFIVCYFSGGWDTLLCLDPRSPADFPTFNPGSQTVYPGYEMLDGSYPSDVVMPDAASYPHMTFGPAIGNFAAAHYQKSCIVRGVSMNTLTHGVGRNFFLTGKEPRGLAANGSSLGTHTASAQGELLPIPNLAANVSAYNEAEPKWASPLSVNNVSDLIAVLDDGPDAPAGDIRAALDRYRSTAVDCDPALYDRKGFLGFIRDTQTKARELVAQELSGRFKFTNGSDPEMVGIRARYGIPGNMSGSGAQAALAYQAIKYDIAQSVTIQLASGLDTHDEDWATDHPANLQEGFNALSQLVTDLENTPNQEGGTLLDNTTILCFSEFGRTANINARGGRDHNLNSAALMLGAGVPKGVVIGGTSDNGLGSYGINPETGAVVDGGHVLTPTDIHASIMQAAGFDTDYLRTEGLPCLMDTSEN, encoded by the coding sequence ATGATGCATTGGACACGAAGAAGATTCCTCAAAACATTGGGCCTGGGCACCGCAGCGTTTTCACTCAACGCGCAGTGGATGCCTCAAGCATGGGCAGAAACCGCAAGCTCAAGACGGTTTATTGTTTGCTACTTCAGCGGCGGGTGGGACACTTTACTTTGCCTAGATCCTCGTAGCCCTGCTGATTTTCCAACCTTTAATCCAGGAAGCCAGACCGTCTACCCCGGTTATGAAATGCTCGATGGGAGTTATCCCAGCGATGTTGTCATGCCAGATGCCGCAAGCTACCCACATATGACTTTTGGTCCCGCCATTGGCAACTTTGCTGCCGCGCATTATCAAAAAAGCTGTATTGTACGTGGTGTCAGTATGAACACGCTTACCCACGGGGTCGGTAGAAATTTCTTTTTAACCGGAAAAGAACCTCGAGGGTTAGCCGCCAATGGTTCAAGCCTGGGAACGCATACCGCAAGCGCTCAAGGCGAACTGCTGCCTATTCCAAACCTTGCAGCCAATGTATCTGCGTACAATGAAGCCGAACCCAAATGGGCAAGCCCTTTAAGCGTCAACAATGTATCCGACCTCATTGCGGTGCTGGACGATGGACCCGATGCACCGGCTGGGGATATTCGTGCAGCTCTAGACAGATACCGCAGCACTGCGGTGGACTGTGACCCGGCGCTTTATGACCGTAAAGGCTTTCTCGGCTTTATCCGTGATACACAAACCAAAGCGCGAGAACTGGTGGCCCAAGAGCTGAGCGGCCGCTTTAAATTCACCAACGGCAGCGACCCTGAAATGGTAGGCATTCGGGCCCGCTACGGTATCCCCGGGAATATGAGCGGGTCTGGAGCCCAGGCAGCCTTGGCCTATCAAGCTATCAAATACGATATCGCTCAATCGGTGACCATTCAGCTTGCCAGTGGTTTAGACACCCACGACGAAGATTGGGCAACAGACCACCCGGCCAATCTTCAAGAAGGTTTCAATGCCCTAAGCCAACTGGTTACTGATTTAGAAAATACGCCCAATCAAGAGGGCGGAACTCTGCTGGATAACACCACCATTCTTTGCTTCAGCGAATTTGGTCGAACGGCAAATATCAATGCTCGGGGAGGCAGAGATCACAACTTGAACTCCGCCGCATTGATGCTCGGAGCTGGCGTTCCAAAAGGCGTTGTTATTGGAGGCACTTCAGACAATGGCTTAGGCAGTTACGGTATCAATCCCGAGACCGGAGCTGTTGTGGACGGTGGTCACGTTCTGACCCCAACCGATATTCATGCTTCGATTATGCAAGCAGCTGGCTTTGATACGGACTATCTTCGGACCGAAGGCCTGCCTTGCTTGATGGATACGAGCGAGAACTAG
- the ylqF gene encoding ribosome biogenesis GTPase YlqF, whose product MTIQWFPGHMTKAKRMVEENLRRVDIILELLDARVPAASRNPLISELTLGKPRLILLNKSDLADVKETDRWVNHFKATQDIQAMPIEAMREHGVKKIEGAVRKVVDAHRKENGQRPLDRRYRAMAVGIPNVGKSSLINRLAMRKIARTGDEPAVTRKAQWVRMSKEMELLDMPGILWHKFEDQRVGAYLAATGAIKDAVIDIHDIACFAIQTLGRIDPEHIKGRYKLKELNEDPRITLEDIGRKRGCLRPGGVVDVEKAGQLVIRELRGGKLGRITLQTVAAFEDELRFARDEYHNN is encoded by the coding sequence ATGACGATTCAGTGGTTTCCCGGACATATGACAAAAGCCAAGCGCATGGTCGAAGAAAACCTGCGCCGCGTGGATATTATACTCGAACTCTTAGATGCCCGGGTGCCGGCGGCGAGCCGTAATCCGCTTATAAGTGAGCTGACTTTAGGCAAGCCGAGGCTCATTTTACTCAATAAAAGCGATTTGGCCGACGTTAAAGAAACCGACCGCTGGGTGAACCATTTTAAAGCGACCCAAGACATTCAAGCGATGCCCATCGAAGCCATGCGCGAACACGGTGTGAAGAAGATTGAGGGTGCGGTTCGAAAAGTGGTGGATGCTCATCGCAAAGAAAACGGTCAGCGTCCGCTTGATAGACGCTACCGGGCGATGGCGGTGGGGATTCCAAACGTGGGTAAATCTTCACTGATCAACCGGTTGGCGATGCGAAAAATTGCCCGGACAGGTGATGAGCCGGCGGTCACCCGAAAAGCCCAATGGGTGCGCATGAGTAAAGAGATGGAACTACTCGATATGCCCGGAATTCTCTGGCACAAGTTTGAGGACCAGCGTGTTGGGGCCTATTTGGCAGCCACGGGCGCCATCAAAGATGCCGTGATTGATATCCACGACATTGCTTGCTTTGCGATTCAGACCTTGGGGCGCATTGATCCTGAACACATTAAAGGCCGCTACAAACTCAAAGAACTCAACGAAGACCCACGGATTACACTTGAAGACATCGGCCGTAAGCGGGGCTGCCTGCGACCTGGCGGGGTGGTGGATGTTGAGAAGGCCGGTCAGCTCGTCATCAGGGAGCTGCGTGGTGGAAAACTGGGGCGCATCACCTTGCAAACCGTCGCGGCATTTGAAGACGAACTTCGCTTTGCCCGTGATGAATATCACAACAATTGA
- a CDS encoding amidohydrolase family protein, whose translation MIDCHAHAFPTVAELSSHLPATAQAFLTSSTGQTLKDVGKNVLSQLPKSSRFGKIARGISSVIPASLPKDSSQLAQLRDKLPGNVHKSLEFFLSAGTGPKLLLDGTVSKLIASMDRNGIKKTVLIGAPPLADAPWILKTSLEHPGRFIPVLNVPPIAAESGEKAWRAAYEELADLGARGFKIHPNMDPYHHHHLAYQAMFEVAQERGLFIILHTGCFTVPGYKSMKPSEPEDFSHLFTAYPDVKICLAHMNRDHPERAWDMMKRHEQLYTDTSWQPSANITRALHEIGSDRILLGSDWPLLNDDLQTNAIREMRSATSDHVFEKLTEHNAKFFLGEA comes from the coding sequence ATGATCGATTGTCACGCTCACGCATTTCCAACCGTTGCGGAACTTAGTTCCCATTTGCCCGCCACAGCTCAGGCCTTTTTGACCAGCAGCACCGGCCAAACACTTAAAGACGTTGGTAAAAATGTGCTCTCGCAGCTACCGAAAAGCTCGCGGTTTGGAAAAATTGCTCGAGGGATCTCTTCCGTTATCCCGGCCTCCCTGCCCAAAGACTCGTCCCAGCTGGCTCAGCTGCGCGACAAACTTCCCGGGAATGTACATAAAAGTCTCGAGTTTTTCCTAAGCGCCGGTACGGGCCCCAAGCTTCTTCTCGACGGGACTGTCTCGAAGCTTATCGCCTCTATGGACCGCAACGGCATTAAAAAGACCGTACTCATCGGCGCGCCGCCTCTAGCCGATGCGCCCTGGATCTTAAAAACATCGCTTGAGCATCCCGGACGCTTTATCCCGGTTCTAAACGTTCCACCGATTGCGGCAGAGTCAGGAGAAAAGGCCTGGCGTGCTGCCTACGAAGAATTGGCCGACCTTGGGGCAAGAGGTTTTAAGATTCACCCCAATATGGATCCTTATCATCATCACCATTTAGCCTATCAGGCCATGTTTGAAGTGGCTCAAGAGCGCGGCCTATTCATCATTCTTCACACTGGGTGCTTTACGGTACCGGGCTACAAGTCGATGAAACCAAGTGAACCCGAGGATTTTTCTCATCTCTTTACGGCTTACCCTGATGTGAAAATCTGTTTGGCTCATATGAACCGCGACCATCCTGAACGGGCCTGGGACATGATGAAACGCCACGAACAACTCTACACCGATACCAGCTGGCAGCCTTCTGCCAACATCACCCGCGCGCTCCACGAAATAGGCAGCGACCGAATTCTTCTGGGGTCGGACTGGCCGCTTTTAAACGATGACCTTCAAACCAATGCTATTCGCGAAATGCGAAGCGCTACCAGTGACCACGTGTTTGAAAAGCTCACTGAGCACAACGCCAAATTTTTTCTGGGCGAAGCCTAA
- a CDS encoding TIGR02147 family protein, translating to MKTIRPQTTDYDDYRIFLTELVTHLRESSRSFSFRKFSRKAGYQSPNFLKLVIEGQRNISEESIGRFAKAFELSAGEEKDFGHLVRFNQSKTDVERNKNYQLLKRNRPGPTAELHSAQYDIYSKWYALPIRELSTIPGFKEDPEWIASQFRENVTAHEASHALDLLQKVGLLIRNAAGHLRAAAARLKTGAEVPLAVRNFHRSMLEHTQKSLDGLSTRERHVSSLTQALTRAQYEDICERIDTFREDLLQIMEDVPAQNEDAQVYFVGFEVIPLTQPTLRNSESNKNTNPKT from the coding sequence ATGAAAACAATACGCCCTCAAACAACAGACTATGACGACTACCGAATATTCCTGACGGAGCTCGTCACTCATTTACGGGAATCTTCGCGAAGTTTCTCATTTCGAAAGTTTTCGCGTAAAGCAGGGTATCAATCTCCAAACTTTTTGAAGCTGGTCATCGAAGGCCAACGTAATATCTCCGAAGAGTCCATCGGACGGTTTGCAAAAGCTTTTGAACTTAGTGCCGGTGAAGAAAAAGATTTTGGGCACCTCGTTCGATTTAACCAATCGAAGACCGATGTCGAACGCAACAAAAATTACCAACTCTTGAAACGCAACCGCCCTGGCCCAACTGCAGAACTTCATTCTGCCCAATACGATATTTACTCAAAATGGTATGCCCTGCCAATTCGTGAACTGTCGACGATACCCGGGTTTAAAGAAGACCCTGAATGGATAGCATCACAATTCCGGGAAAACGTTACCGCTCATGAAGCGAGCCACGCATTAGACCTCTTACAAAAGGTTGGGCTCTTGATCAGAAATGCAGCCGGGCATCTGCGAGCTGCTGCTGCACGCTTAAAAACGGGCGCCGAGGTACCGCTGGCCGTGCGTAACTTTCATAGGTCGATGTTAGAACATACTCAGAAATCACTCGATGGGCTCAGTACCCGCGAACGGCATGTCTCATCGCTCACCCAGGCCTTAACACGCGCTCAGTACGAAGACATTTGTGAAAGAATCGACACGTTTCGTGAAGACCTACTGCAAATCATGGAAGACGTACCCGCCCAGAACGAGGACGCACAAGTGTATTTTGTGGGTTTTGAAGTCATCCCATTAACGCAACCAACGCTTCGCAATAGTGAATCGAATAAAAATACGAACCCTAAAACCTAA